From the genome of Campylobacter concisus, one region includes:
- a CDS encoding BCCT family transporter, translated as MMKFQRSKFNNSVFIPSLIVIVLITAFAAIFPNFSNEFFKGMQDYISAKFGWFYILAVAVILLSVIILGFSKLGEIKLGADHVKPEHKNISWFSMLFAAGMGIGLVFFGVAEPLMHYLNPPVGDPQSVAAAKLAMNITFFHWGMGAWSVYAIVALILAFFSYRHGLPLTLRSAFYPIIGDKIYGKIGNAIDTFAVVATLFGVATSLGYGVLQVNAGLTHVFGLPTMHITLLIVLCLAATISAASGVDKGIKILSNANIALAICFMFLILFLGDTTQLLKSFVQNSGDYVSTLISNTFNLYAYEKQNDSWLGGWTLLYWSWWLSWSPFVGLFIAKISKGRTIREFVIGVLLVPTGFTFAWMSFFGNSAISLVQNGFSQLATTVNSDSASALFMFLEKFSFSGVLSVIAVFMIVIFFVTSADSAAIVMNMLCSNGKDDTPVWQKVFWGVAVGIVAAFLMLAGGLASLQALTITTALPFAIVLLGAIYGLFKALRVDLTKKETNNFSNMPLSDLSKPWQERLSAIITLPGKKDGKKFLNEVVIKAFNELKEEFAKNGLEAKVTNGENFVNLNVGLGDEMDFRYGVYLTKSQSPDYTRELDGDDLYYRAEVYLKEGGQDYDVLGWSEATLINDVIEQYRKHMQFLHVVRE; from the coding sequence ATGATGAAATTTCAAAGATCAAAATTTAACAACTCAGTATTTATCCCATCGCTTATTGTCATAGTTTTAATAACAGCATTTGCAGCGATATTTCCAAATTTCTCAAATGAATTTTTTAAGGGTATGCAAGATTACATCTCGGCAAAATTTGGCTGGTTTTACATCCTAGCCGTCGCCGTCATACTTCTTAGCGTCATTATTCTTGGCTTTAGCAAGCTTGGCGAGATCAAGCTAGGAGCCGATCACGTAAAGCCAGAGCACAAAAATATCTCGTGGTTTTCTATGCTTTTTGCCGCTGGTATGGGCATAGGTCTAGTGTTTTTTGGTGTGGCAGAGCCACTTATGCACTATCTAAACCCACCAGTTGGCGACCCGCAAAGCGTCGCTGCAGCAAAGCTTGCGATGAATATCACCTTCTTTCACTGGGGCATGGGCGCTTGGTCAGTTTATGCTATCGTGGCGCTAATACTTGCTTTTTTCTCGTATAGACACGGCTTGCCACTCACGCTTAGATCGGCGTTTTATCCGATCATTGGCGATAAAATTTATGGCAAGATAGGCAATGCTATTGACACATTTGCCGTTGTGGCGACCCTTTTTGGCGTGGCGACCTCGCTGGGATATGGCGTACTTCAGGTAAATGCTGGTCTTACGCACGTTTTTGGCCTGCCAACCATGCACATCACGCTTTTAATAGTGCTTTGCCTAGCTGCGACCATCTCAGCGGCAAGTGGCGTAGATAAGGGCATCAAAATCTTATCAAACGCAAACATCGCGCTAGCTATATGTTTTATGTTTTTGATACTATTTTTGGGCGATACGACACAACTTTTAAAGTCGTTTGTGCAAAACAGCGGCGACTACGTCTCTACGCTCATTTCAAACACATTTAACCTTTACGCCTACGAGAAGCAAAATGATAGCTGGCTTGGTGGCTGGACGCTGCTATACTGGTCTTGGTGGCTCTCTTGGTCGCCGTTTGTGGGGCTTTTTATCGCTAAAATTTCAAAAGGTAGAACGATAAGAGAATTTGTCATAGGCGTGCTTTTAGTACCGACTGGCTTTACTTTTGCTTGGATGAGCTTCTTTGGCAACTCAGCGATCTCGCTCGTGCAAAATGGCTTTAGCCAGCTAGCGACGACCGTAAATTCTGACTCAGCCTCAGCGCTATTTATGTTTTTAGAGAAATTTAGCTTCTCAGGCGTGCTAAGCGTCATCGCAGTCTTTATGATCGTCATATTTTTCGTCACTTCTGCTGACTCAGCAGCGATCGTTATGAACATGCTTTGCTCAAACGGCAAGGACGATACACCAGTTTGGCAAAAAGTATTTTGGGGCGTTGCAGTGGGCATCGTAGCGGCATTTTTGATGTTAGCTGGCGGACTTGCCTCACTTCAAGCGCTTACTATCACCACAGCACTGCCATTTGCGATCGTACTGCTTGGCGCTATTTATGGGCTATTTAAGGCCTTGCGCGTGGATCTAACCAAAAAAGAGACAAATAACTTTAGCAACATGCCTCTTAGCGATCTTTCAAAGCCGTGGCAAGAGCGCCTAAGTGCGATCATTACGCTTCCAGGCAAGAAAGATGGCAAGAAATTTTTAAACGAAGTCGTGATAAAAGCGTTTAACGAGCTAAAAGAGGAATTTGCTAAAAACGGCCTTGAAGCAAAGGTCACAAATGGCGAAAATTTTGTAAATTTAAACGTTGGTCTTGGCGATGAGATGGACTTTAGATATGGCGTCTATCTCACCAAAAGCCAGAGCCCAGACTACACCAGAGAGCTTGACGGCGATGATCTTTACTATAGAGCTGAAGTCTATCTAAAAGAGGGCGGTCAGGACTACGATGTGCTTGGCTGGAGCGAAGCTACGCTGATAAATGACGTCATCGAGCAATACCGCAAACACATGCAGTTTTTACATGTTGTTAGAGAGTAA
- a CDS encoding DKNYY domain-containing protein — MRKITIRFIYFLVILTLFFVLAMLYLWHEGEYQRSFANIDNSEFYRSPEGKIYVQISGSGKYELKGVDEASFRVLKLKHAYDYSNVAADKNSVYCAREILPGLDPNSTKVLGNGYISDGKISYYCATRSEKEPGYSEFGAIMKNLVHVFIKSYDDSPYFYMTKRVESINLEPIFDAGFARDGATLYYKGEKLDADPSELRYITTESGAASGYYTDGKSLFLGFYRLDAGYGDETRRICYDAKHDIEYLFEPKSGAVFANEHKFSAQNMPYSAIYSVDNVHSFWPLFASKDGIYFWDGSKNEQAKISDYQLKGELKRLYADVFVDDGSAYFLQQGEEWQRSKHGRHLVAQTVSLYKFAPSSSWREIGLVKDGEYGAVYANGDKVYFFSSIKPFYGIKHSVYEVADLSVIEILTRPSKELSAKDISQMIKRGELVEASGEEVARSRIEFDSPKIILYITFGIAFFVIVLTTLAKPKRDKRDLR; from the coding sequence ATGAGAAAAATTACTATTAGATTTATTTATTTTTTAGTTATCTTGACGCTATTTTTTGTTTTGGCGATGCTTTATCTATGGCATGAGGGCGAGTATCAAAGAAGCTTTGCAAACATTGATAATAGCGAGTTTTACCGCTCGCCTGAGGGTAAAATTTATGTTCAAATTTCAGGTAGTGGCAAGTATGAGCTAAAAGGTGTTGATGAGGCTAGTTTTAGGGTCTTAAAGCTAAAACACGCATACGACTACTCAAATGTGGCGGCCGATAAAAATAGTGTCTATTGCGCTAGAGAAATTTTGCCAGGACTTGATCCAAACAGCACCAAAGTGCTTGGCAATGGCTATATAAGTGATGGCAAGATAAGCTATTATTGCGCTACTAGAAGCGAGAAAGAGCCAGGATATAGCGAATTTGGCGCTATTATGAAAAACCTTGTTCACGTTTTTATAAAAAGCTACGATGATAGTCCTTATTTTTACATGACAAAAAGGGTTGAAAGCATAAATTTAGAGCCTATATTTGACGCTGGCTTTGCAAGAGACGGAGCTACGCTTTACTACAAGGGTGAAAAGCTTGACGCAGATCCTAGTGAGCTAAGATACATCACGACAGAAAGCGGCGCTGCTAGTGGATATTACACAGATGGCAAAAGCTTATTTTTAGGCTTTTATAGGCTTGATGCTGGCTACGGAGATGAGACGCGCCGGATATGCTACGATGCGAAGCACGATATAGAATATCTTTTTGAGCCAAAAAGTGGGGCGGTGTTTGCAAATGAGCATAAATTTAGCGCTCAAAATATGCCTTATAGCGCCATTTATAGCGTGGATAATGTGCATTCGTTTTGGCCTCTTTTTGCCAGTAAAGATGGGATTTACTTTTGGGATGGCAGTAAAAACGAGCAGGCTAAAATTTCAGACTATCAGCTAAAAGGCGAGCTAAAAAGGCTCTATGCTGACGTTTTTGTAGATGATGGCTCAGCGTATTTCTTACAGCAAGGCGAAGAGTGGCAGCGCTCAAAGCACGGCAGGCACTTAGTGGCACAAACTGTCTCTTTATATAAATTTGCCCCAAGCTCATCTTGGCGCGAGATAGGACTGGTAAAAGATGGAGAGTATGGCGCGGTCTATGCAAACGGCGATAAGGTCTATTTTTTTAGCAGTATAAAGCCATTTTACGGCATCAAACATAGCGTTTATGAGGTGGCAGATCTTAGCGTCATAGAAATTTTAACAAGGCCGTCTAAAGAGCTTAGCGCAAAAGATATCAGCCAGATGATAAAGCGCGGCGAGCTAGTGGAGGCGAGTGGCGAAGAGGTCGCAAGGTCGAGGATAGAGTTTGACTCGCCAAAGATCATCTTGTATATCACATTTGGCATCGCTTTTTTCGTCATAGTGCTAACAACTCTTGCAAAACCAAAGAGAGATAAAAGAGACTTGAGATAA
- a CDS encoding DKNYY domain-containing protein produces the protein MLKKHPLISVIIAIVVIFFAVYFFIFGLATILDDDIGNSKELNNSFFYVKDDKVYALVPSGGKFELIGVRASKFRYIDTGKYDNRNVGASDKAVYCGNLVMSGLDPNGVRALGNGYFGDGKITYFCDSESETNLEISALKEFWDIFSHKMFNTPKAQTHIYKFRQVDNANLAAILGFGYASDGVKVYHEGKELEGANASKMRYIEQVSGRKSVHFTTDGENVYYDSSKLGIKFSPQMRDIGGIWRIHYLYEPNSGMVYANDHEFDPKFAPYEPLFNLKDEHSYHALFRGKGGIYHWERKWQWYNSIDEGEFVRDGNDPFKGEITPLYGDVVISDGKTYFLKTYEIWHNTKNNHSLSSRHTCIVRLDTKEQWRKIGLVRNDSYGAVYANSDKTYYFDNVGYGWRFNSSVYDINDLGVVEILTRPYGPNVKNLKLDEIVKMVDQGAMVPAEGEVVIDAISDFDDYSQKYAYWIFLAIAFIVSVVGAIFKNKKQKSGLKKRVDDYR, from the coding sequence ATGCTAAAAAAACATCCGCTAATCTCTGTAATAATCGCTATTGTTGTAATATTTTTTGCTGTCTATTTTTTTATCTTTGGTTTGGCTACTATTTTAGATGACGACATTGGCAATAGTAAAGAGCTAAATAATAGCTTTTTTTACGTCAAAGATGACAAAGTCTATGCCTTGGTGCCAAGCGGCGGTAAATTTGAGCTAATAGGCGTGAGGGCCAGTAAATTTAGATACATCGACACTGGCAAATACGACAACAGAAACGTTGGCGCTAGCGATAAGGCGGTATATTGCGGTAATCTCGTGATGAGTGGGCTTGATCCAAATGGCGTTAGAGCGCTTGGCAATGGCTACTTTGGTGACGGCAAGATCACATATTTTTGCGATAGCGAAAGCGAGACAAACCTCGAAATATCCGCACTTAAAGAGTTTTGGGACATCTTCTCGCACAAAATGTTTAATACCCCAAAAGCGCAAACTCATATCTATAAATTTAGGCAGGTTGATAACGCAAATTTAGCAGCGATCTTGGGCTTTGGCTACGCAAGTGACGGCGTGAAGGTCTATCATGAGGGCAAAGAGCTAGAGGGCGCAAATGCCAGCAAGATGCGTTATATCGAGCAGGTATCTGGCAGAAAGAGCGTGCATTTTACGACTGATGGGGAAAATGTCTATTATGACAGCTCAAAGCTAGGGATCAAATTTAGCCCACAAATGCGTGATATCGGCGGGATATGGCGCATTCACTATCTTTATGAGCCAAATTCTGGCATGGTCTATGCAAACGACCATGAATTTGACCCCAAATTTGCCCCATACGAGCCACTTTTTAACCTAAAAGATGAGCACTCCTATCACGCTCTTTTTCGCGGTAAAGGTGGGATCTATCACTGGGAGCGAAAGTGGCAGTGGTATAACAGCATAGATGAAGGTGAGTTTGTAAGGGACGGAAATGATCCATTTAAAGGCGAGATAACGCCGCTATATGGCGACGTGGTGATAAGTGATGGCAAGACATATTTTTTAAAAACCTATGAAATTTGGCACAACACGAAAAATAACCACAGCCTAAGCTCACGCCACACTTGCATCGTTAGACTTGATACAAAAGAGCAGTGGCGAAAGATCGGCCTTGTAAGAAACGATAGCTACGGAGCGGTCTATGCAAACAGCGATAAGACATATTATTTTGATAATGTCGGCTACGGCTGGCGTTTTAACAGCAGCGTTTATGATATAAACGACCTTGGCGTGGTTGAAATCCTCACTCGTCCTTATGGCCCAAATGTTAAGAATTTAAAACTTGATGAGATAGTAAAAATGGTAGATCAAGGCGCTATGGTGCCAGCTGAGGGCGAGGTGGTGATCGATGCGATAAGCGACTTTGATGATTACTCGCAAAAATATGCCTACTGGATATTTTTAGCCATTGCATTTATAGTCTCGGTGGTTGGCGCTATTTTTAAAAATAAAAAGCAAAAAAGTGGGCTTAAAAAAAGGGTGGATGATTATAGATAA
- the abc-f gene encoding ribosomal protection-like ABC-F family protein, which translates to MALIDLIDVSKKFGANEILNAVNFSVNENEKIAIIGKNGSGKSTLMKIISGEVAADSGRRIVQSLISVEMLAQTPNFNATFTVRQALNNELKEIFDAISEYEKSGVLLANDPENKEILKEQERLLKFIEAKDGWNIEHKIERILQEFKLKEYENRPICSLSGGEIRRVALGALILKKPDVLLLDEPTNHLDVYMVKFLEDMLKGSNQSIVFISHDRYFIDALATRCVEVEDASLKNFEGGYANYLTKKEEILASLAKSHETLLKQLKAEEEWLRRGVKARLKRNEGRKERVLAMREEAKKNPGVIRRVRLELERASKNFNQTQSQNRKKMLFEFKNLSKSIDGKVLFEKFDARVLQGERIAIVGRNGSGKSTLLKILLGLEKPSSGEIKRGEASIGYFDQARNVLDDDKSLIETFCPNGGDHVLVRGRNMHVYGYLKNFLFPKEFLDKKIGVLSGGEKNRVALALLFTKTYDVLVLDEPTNDLDIATINILEDYLQSFEGAILLVSHDRYFVDKMANKLWAFEGTKINVLHEEYSVYLELEDEMKELDKFEKELANSQNEAKQKSKSGAKLSYKQTQILNTYPDKISALEARVAELNEGLSDPKIYQEVGLTKLYEELEKAKAELESLENEYFEVLEIAEELE; encoded by the coding sequence ATGGCATTAATCGACCTGATAGACGTAAGTAAAAAATTTGGTGCAAATGAGATTTTAAACGCTGTAAATTTTAGTGTAAATGAAAATGAAAAAATAGCGATCATCGGTAAAAATGGCAGCGGTAAAAGCACGCTTATGAAGATCATCTCTGGCGAAGTGGCAGCTGATAGTGGCAGACGCATAGTGCAAAGCCTAATAAGCGTCGAGATGCTAGCTCAAACTCCAAATTTTAACGCAACTTTTACCGTAAGGCAGGCACTAAATAACGAGCTAAAAGAGATATTTGATGCGATAAGCGAGTATGAAAAAAGTGGCGTCTTGCTAGCAAATGATCCTGAAAACAAAGAAATTTTAAAAGAGCAAGAGAGGCTTTTAAAATTTATAGAGGCAAAGGATGGCTGGAATATCGAGCATAAGATCGAGCGAATTTTGCAAGAATTTAAGCTAAAAGAGTATGAAAATAGACCCATTTGCTCGCTAAGTGGTGGCGAGATCAGGCGCGTGGCACTGGGTGCGCTCATCCTTAAAAAGCCAGATGTGCTGCTACTTGATGAGCCGACAAATCACCTTGATGTCTATATGGTCAAATTTCTTGAAGATATGCTAAAGGGCTCAAATCAAAGCATAGTTTTTATAAGCCACGATAGGTATTTTATCGATGCGCTGGCAACCAGGTGCGTTGAGGTTGAGGATGCAAGCTTAAAAAATTTCGAAGGCGGATATGCAAACTATCTGACCAAAAAAGAGGAAATTTTAGCAAGCCTTGCAAAGTCGCATGAGACGCTACTAAAACAGCTAAAGGCTGAAGAGGAGTGGCTAAGAAGAGGCGTGAAAGCTAGGCTAAAGCGAAACGAGGGTAGAAAAGAGCGGGTGCTTGCTATGCGGGAAGAGGCTAAGAAAAACCCAGGCGTGATAAGGCGTGTGAGGCTTGAGCTGGAGCGTGCGAGTAAAAATTTCAACCAAACGCAGAGTCAAAACCGTAAAAAAATGCTCTTTGAGTTTAAAAATTTAAGCAAAAGCATAGATGGTAAGGTGCTTTTTGAAAAATTTGACGCAAGAGTTTTGCAAGGCGAGAGGATCGCCATAGTCGGGCGAAATGGTAGCGGCAAAAGCACGCTACTTAAAATTTTGCTAGGACTTGAAAAGCCAAGTAGTGGTGAGATAAAAAGAGGCGAGGCGAGCATCGGCTACTTTGATCAAGCTAGAAATGTCCTTGATGATGATAAAAGCCTTATCGAGACATTTTGCCCAAATGGTGGCGATCACGTGCTAGTTCGTGGGCGAAATATGCACGTATATGGTTATCTTAAAAATTTTCTCTTCCCAAAGGAATTTTTAGATAAAAAGATAGGCGTTTTAAGTGGTGGCGAGAAAAACCGCGTTGCACTTGCGCTTCTTTTTACTAAAACTTACGATGTGCTGGTACTTGACGAGCCGACAAATGACCTTGACATCGCAACTATCAACATCTTAGAAGACTACTTGCAAAGCTTTGAGGGAGCGATCTTGCTGGTAAGTCACGATAGATATTTTGTCGATAAGATGGCAAATAAGCTCTGGGCGTTTGAGGGCACAAAGATAAATGTCTTGCATGAAGAGTATAGCGTCTATTTGGAGCTTGAAGATGAGATGAAAGAGCTTGATAAATTTGAAAAAGAGCTAGCAAATAGTCAAAACGAAGCCAAACAAAAGAGTAAATCTGGCGCAAAGCTAAGCTACAAACAAACGCAAATTTTAAACACATATCCAGATAAAATTTCAGCCCTTGAGGCAAGAGTGGCTGAGCTAAATGAAGGTTTAAGTGATCCAAAAATTTATCAAGAAGTGGGACTTACTAAGCTTTATGAAGAGCTAGAAAAGGCAAAAGCTGAGCTTGAAAGCCTAGAAAATGAGTATTTTGAAGTTTTGGAGATCGCCGAGGAGCTAGAGTAG
- a CDS encoding MATE family efflux transporter, whose protein sequence is MNLSMRKLVVPIFLDMFLHFITLIINTYMVTKVSVHLVGAMGAGNQVMDLFMTIFNFLSIGCSVVVAQALGAKKNDLASNVIHASITSNTLFGIFSAIIIYVFGYNILNLLNVPKELINDSFSYLHILGFALLFDGIGMVLAAVLRVYNLATAVMLTSVLMNVITILGNAISLFGWFNLPNLGLQGVALSTLVGRLVGIFVLAYMLSQKAKVKIYFKKLLVVPFEILKKILSIGLPSAGENLLWMAQYMVAFGFVASMGEASLSVQTIYFQITLLILLCGASISVANEVIVGHLVGASEFNEAYTRTFRALRLGVFITLVVVLIAYALKHQIMDALNLNENLRAIMLPLFTLSIFLEAGRTFNIVIVNALRASGDAKFPLATGLIFMWGLSLPLGYFLGIYLGWGIIGVWIGFCADEWLRGLVNTWRWRSKKWQEKRLV, encoded by the coding sequence ATGAACTTATCTATGAGAAAACTCGTAGTTCCGATATTTTTAGATATGTTTTTACACTTCATTACGCTCATCATCAACACCTACATGGTTACAAAAGTGAGTGTGCATCTAGTTGGTGCCATGGGTGCGGGCAATCAAGTAATGGATCTTTTTATGACCATTTTTAACTTCCTAAGCATTGGCTGTTCAGTCGTCGTCGCCCAAGCACTGGGAGCTAAAAAGAACGATCTTGCCTCAAACGTCATACACGCAAGTATCACGTCAAATACGCTCTTTGGTATCTTCTCAGCTATCATTATCTACGTCTTTGGCTATAACATCTTAAACTTACTAAATGTGCCAAAAGAGCTTATAAATGATAGCTTCTCATATCTTCACATCCTTGGTTTTGCCCTACTTTTTGATGGCATCGGAATGGTGCTAGCTGCGGTGCTTCGTGTTTATAATCTAGCAACTGCTGTTATGCTAACTTCGGTTTTGATGAACGTAATTACGATTTTAGGCAATGCTATCTCCCTTTTTGGCTGGTTCAATCTACCAAATTTAGGACTACAAGGAGTCGCTCTCTCGACACTTGTTGGCAGACTAGTAGGCATTTTTGTGCTAGCTTATATGCTAAGTCAAAAGGCAAAAGTTAAAATTTACTTTAAAAAGCTACTTGTCGTGCCATTTGAAATTTTAAAGAAAATTCTCTCAATTGGCCTTCCAAGCGCAGGCGAAAATTTACTCTGGATGGCGCAATACATGGTCGCTTTTGGCTTTGTGGCAAGCATGGGCGAGGCTAGCCTTAGCGTGCAGACCATTTACTTTCAGATCACGCTTCTTATCTTGCTTTGTGGAGCGAGCATTAGCGTGGCAAACGAGGTCATTGTAGGACATTTAGTTGGAGCAAGCGAGTTTAACGAGGCCTACACAAGGACATTTAGAGCGCTAAGGCTTGGAGTTTTTATAACGCTTGTAGTCGTGCTTATAGCTTATGCGCTAAAGCATCAAATCATGGACGCACTAAATTTAAATGAAAATTTACGTGCGATCATGTTGCCACTTTTTACACTTTCGATATTTCTTGAAGCGGGCAGAACCTTTAACATTGTCATCGTAAATGCCCTTCGTGCAAGCGGCGACGCAAAATTTCCTCTTGCGACTGGCCTTATCTTCATGTGGGGGCTTTCACTGCCGCTTGGATATTTTTTAGGCATCTATCTTGGCTGGGGAATTATCGGCGTTTGGATAGGGTTTTGTGCTGATGAATGGCTAAGAGGCCTTGTAAATACGTGGCGTTGGAGAAGCAAAAAATGGCAAGAAAAACGCCTAGTTTAA
- a CDS encoding M48 family metallopeptidase gives MARKTPSLKQKSINLDFYGLSVLINFKTNVKSMRLRVGKGAKITLSMPFYSTQKMALIFLEMHKIWLENTYKKALLNLPKDDEMKFLGQIYKIKFDENFKEPFFDGEFVFTPNLKSLERFKKTRAKELFLELVSHFQPFINKPIKRIVIRNSKTRWGSCNHKKGYINLSLRLIEKPLSAVRYVVLHELTHLLYPHHQKSFYDFIEKIMPDYRKQEQILKA, from the coding sequence ATGGCAAGAAAAACGCCTAGTTTAAAGCAAAAGAGCATAAATTTAGACTTTTATGGGCTAAGCGTTTTAATAAATTTTAAAACAAATGTAAAATCCATGCGTCTAAGAGTTGGCAAGGGCGCTAAGATCACGCTATCTATGCCATTTTACAGCACACAAAAGATGGCTCTTATCTTTCTTGAGATGCATAAAATTTGGCTTGAAAATACTTACAAAAAAGCTCTTTTGAATTTACCAAAAGATGATGAGATGAAATTTCTTGGGCAAATTTATAAGATAAAATTTGATGAAAATTTTAAAGAGCCATTTTTTGATGGCGAGTTTGTCTTTACGCCAAATTTAAAAAGCCTTGAGCGTTTTAAAAAAACAAGAGCAAAAGAGCTATTTTTAGAGCTTGTAAGCCATTTTCAGCCTTTTATAAATAAGCCAATCAAGCGTATAGTCATACGAAATAGCAAAACTCGCTGGGGCAGCTGCAATCATAAAAAAGGCTATATAAACCTAAGCCTAAGACTCATAGAAAAGCCACTCTCAGCCGTGCGCTACGTCGTTCTTCACGAACTAACACACCTACTCTATCCACATCATCAAAAAAGTTTTTACGATTTTATAGAAAAAATCATGCCTGATTATAGAAAGCAAGAGCAAATTTTAAAAGCGTAA
- a CDS encoding tetratricopeptide repeat protein, translated as MKKMILVSLLAACAFAGNFEDGLKAYAGSNFKEALAKFEAGCLANDVKSCVKVGAIYQLGKTALPNPSKALEYYNKACEAGEVEGCSAAGGLYLNTEPQKARELFNKACEKNDGYSCEMVGSILIEAKEFKKAYEFLVKGCELGDKMSCEFAGDLRRSKQL; from the coding sequence ATGAAAAAAATGATTCTTGTTTCGCTTTTAGCTGCTTGTGCTTTCGCAGGCAATTTTGAAGATGGCTTAAAAGCGTATGCTGGTTCAAATTTTAAAGAAGCTTTGGCTAAATTTGAAGCAGGATGTTTGGCAAATGACGTAAAATCTTGCGTAAAAGTTGGAGCGATTTACCAACTAGGAAAAACAGCTCTACCTAATCCAAGCAAGGCCTTGGAGTACTATAACAAAGCTTGCGAAGCTGGTGAGGTTGAAGGTTGCTCGGCAGCTGGTGGACTTTATCTAAATACTGAGCCACAAAAAGCAAGAGAGCTTTTTAATAAAGCTTGTGAGAAGAATGATGGATATTCTTGCGAGATGGTAGGTTCTATCTTGATAGAAGCTAAAGAATTTAAAAAAGCTTATGAATTTTTAGTAAAAGGCTGCGAATTAGGCGATAAGATGTCTTGCGAATTTGCAGGCGATCTAAGACGCTCAAAACAACTATAA